A stretch of Macadamia integrifolia cultivar HAES 741 chromosome 7, SCU_Mint_v3, whole genome shotgun sequence DNA encodes these proteins:
- the LOC122083220 gene encoding B3 domain-containing transcription factor VRN1-like codes for MVYRIKKKIEEAIWFHNGWQGFLKHYNISAGHFIVFRYDGNSHFFVLIFNESACEINYPHNVDTPGESNLLNKGKMLESEKRGSGVQFILAKRPASTYEIGSTSKPRGLSRKKRMKNKDQKEMEELPYQCELNQAKKDRSKEGEDIFHAKQDEHMRTPLAEKTRRPITTEEREKAKHLAQMLKTEKPFLISYLRKGLNIPLSFAWEHFLEGAYNVTLQVRNGSTWSVQFCFNCKIKALLSGEWKKICSRKHAGRWRLLCL; via the exons ATGGTctatagaattaaaaaaaaaattgaagaagcaaTTTGGTTCCACAATGGTTGGCAGGGATTCTTGAAGCATTACAATATATCCGCTGGTCATTTTATAGTTTTCAGATATGATGGCAATTCACATTTCTTTGTTCTTATATTCAATGAAAGTGCTTGTGAAATCAATTATCCACATAATGTTGATACTCCTGGAGAGTCCAACCTTCTGAATAAAGGTAAGATGCTTGAAAGTGAAAAAAGAGGAAGTGGAGTCCAGTTCATTTTGGCAAAGAGACCTGCATCTACATATGAAATTGGATCAACGTCTAAACCTAGAGGGCTCAgtagaaagaaaagaatgaaaaacaaAGACCAAAAGGAGATGGAAGAGCTACCTTATCAGTGTGAACTAAATCAAGCAAAAAAGGACAGAAGTAAAGAAG GTGAAGACATATTCCATGCGAAACAGGATGAGCATATGCGCACTCCCTTAGCTGAGAAGACAAGAAGGCCAATAAcaacagaagaaagagagaaggcaAAACATTTAGCTCAAATGTTAAAAACTGAAAAGCCATTCTTGATATCCTATCTGAGAAAGGGATTG AATATTCCGCTTTCATTTGCCTGGGAACATTTCTTAGAGGGAGCATACAATGTCACACTTCAGGTTCGAAATGGGAGTACATGGTCCGTCCAATTCTGCTTTAACTGCAAAATTAAAGCATTACTAAGTggggaatggaaaaaaatttgttcAAGAAAACATGCTGGAAGATGGAGATTGCTGTGTCTTTGA